CTTATGGAAGGTAAAGAAAGTTGGACTTATTATACTTCAGACCTTTCTTACGAATACATAAAAATCAACGCAGAATACACTACTTAGCACTGAGTTTTTGAAGGTAAGCTTATTACCACCTCTAAACCCTGTGATGTGTTGTGCATACTGATGCTACCCTTCATGTCATCCAAAAACCTCTTCACAAGGGAAAGACCAAGACCCGTACCTTCTTTCTTGGTAGTATAGAAGGGCTCAAATACCTTTTGAAGGTCTTCTTCTGGTATACCCTCGCCATAGTCCCTTACTGTCCAAACAAAGCATGAGTTTTCCGACTTTAGTTTAATCTCCACCTTTTGACCTTGTTGAGAAGCATCTATAGCATTTTCTATGACATTTATAAGAACTTGCTCCAATTTCCACGAAGAACACATCATCCCCACATGCGCGTCTATATCAGCAGTAAACTCAAGGCTTACTCTCTTCCTTCTTGCTTTGAAGGACAAAAGTTCTATAACTTCCCTGGTAATATCGTACGGGTTTATCTCTTGAGGTTTCCCATCAAAAACTTTTGCCATATCCAGAAGTTTTTTTACTGTCTCTGCACTTTTGAGTGCCTGCCTCATTATTATGCCTGCCTTCTCCCTTAGTTTCTCATCTTGGACAGTGTTGTGTATGTATTCCGCGTAAACAAGTATGGAAGCAAGAGGATTATTAAGCTGGTGAGCTATACAGCATGCGATCTCTCCTGCAAAGGATAGTTTGGATGTTCTGTAAAGAATAAGCTCAAGCTCTTTTTTCTCCGTTATGTCTCTTATCTGGTAAAGAAGGAACTCCCCGTCTTCTACATTTATAGGTACTGTGCAAATATTCACCACATACCTTTTACCCCCTATAGTCAGAAGTGCCTCAGGAATGAAGAGGGTTTGATGGGAACTGTGTTCTAAAAACTGTGATATATTCTTGCCTACTACTTCTTCTTCCTTTACAGAATATCTCTCTAAAAAGCTCTTGTTTACTCTCTTTATCTTACCATCTTTGCTTACAAGTAGCATACCGTCCACAGAACCGTTGAATATCTTCATGTAAACTTCTTTTTCTCTTTCTAAGCGGTTTACAAGCTCCTCAAAAGTTTTAGAAAGCATACCTATTTCATCACTTCCTTGCAAGCTTATACGCCTCTTTTCATTCCAATCAAGAAGACTTTCTTTTAGTCTGTCAAGGGGTTTGAATATGCGCCTTATTACTAAAAAGACTATAACTCCTACTCCTGTAGTGCTCAGTAATCCAAATAGCAAAGCTCTCAACAAAAACTGGTAAGCTGGTTCTAAAACAGTTTGGTAAGGCTCTTCAAGTACTAATGTCCAGTCAGTACCTTTTACGGGACTAGTAGCTCTTAAGGTATCTTTGCTAACTGCGTGTTGCAGGCTCAAAAGAGTCCTTCCAAAGCTATCCAGAAGGTAAAGGTTAGCATTTTGAATGCTCAAAGAATACACATCTTTCAAAAGACTGTTCAGGTTTATACTCACAACATAAAAACCCTTGAATACATTGTCTTGGAAGTCTGGTACTTTGATCCTCACATAGAGCTCCCCATAGCTGTCCTTGTAGTATCCTACCTTTTCTACTCTTTCCAGAAGCGAGCTTAGTTGTTTTTCAAACTCAGGCACAGTTTTTAATCTACTTGAAAAAGCTAAAAGTCTACCAGAAGTATCATAGAAAGCCCCTTCAGAAACGCCAGCTATATCCCCAGATAAGCGCCACAAGACCTCTTCGGGACTTAGCCCTAACCTTTCGTACTTGGCAGTGAGGGTGTTTATCTGACTGACTTTTTCTTCTAAGAGAGAACTTAGTTTATCTGACATGATGCTGACAAGCACATTTGCTTCTTCTTTCCACCTTTGTATGAGCTCCTGCTTAAGAACATAAAAGTGATGAAAGTATGATATTACCTGAACAGTAAGCACAAAGGTAAAAAGTAGAAGTATCTTGGTTCTTAAACTCATCCTCATCGGATCATCTGATCCGCAAAGGATAGTATGGCAGAGTTGTACTGCACTCCCTGTTCCCTGAGGGATCTTTCGTTCACAACGAGCTTTATGTCTCTTACTTTTTCAAAAGGCACATTTTTGACTTGTTCACCCTTTAACAGTCTGTAAGCTATGAAAGATGCTTGATATCCTTGCTGATAACCAGAGCTTCCATAAGCTACAGTGCAACCCTTCTTTGCCTGTTCAGGTGATAGGCAAAAGACAGGTAGCTGATAGAAACTTGCATACTGAAGTATGTAAGAAGTCAGAAAGTTTTCTGTATAAAAACAGGGAGTTATCACTATGCCATCAAATCCGTCCTCTTTCATATGACTTATCACATACTCCAAATCAAGAGCATCCCTGACAGATATGGGAACTACCTTTACGCCGTACTTCTCCCCTGCCTTTACAGTTATCTTTGTTGCTACCTTTGAGGCTTCAAACTGAGGCGTACAAAAAACTACCACCTTTTTTATGCTTGGAAAGAGTTTGTGGAGTATCTCCATCCTTTTTTCCATAAGCTCCGCGTTAAGGTTGTCCACACCAGTTATATTGTAAGAGGGTCTGCTAAGGCTCTCCGTAAGGCCCCAAGTCTTTATGGCTGTACCTCCCATAATGACTACGGGCTTTTTCATGTCTGGCTTTAGTTTTTTCAGGTAATAAGCTTCTATGCTTCCCCCTACTGCTATCATGCTATACTCGTCAAGCCTGTTTATTATCTCAATAGCCTTCTCTTCAAGCTTCTTTAGATTGTTGTCTCCAGTATAAAGGTCAAACTCTACATCTTTAATCCCCAGTGCTCTTAGCCCATCCTTAAAACCTTCTACCTTGCTCATTCTTCCTTCACCAGATATAAGTATGGCTATTTTTTTCTCGTCTTTTGAACACGAAAAGAGTGAAAGAAGTAATAAGAAGAGTATGAAAACCCTCATAAGGTAAAATATAATTTCATTCAGTAGTTCTTGATTAAAACCTCTACATTTGCCTTTTCTCTTTTATCACCTTTGCAGTTAATGAATCTGTTTGCGGATACTTCCCAAATATCATATTCCTTATAGAGCTCTCTTATGAATTCTGTGTTGGAGTTAGATAGCATAACATAACAGCCCTTTCTGTCCAACTCTCTAAAAACTTTTGTCAATTCCATCTGATCTCTTTCAGTAAAATTAAGTTTGTGGTATCTGGTGAAAGAGGAGCTTTTTGATATGGGATAGTAAGGTGGGTCTAAATAAACAAAATCCCCTTTTTCCG
The Hydrogenobacter hydrogenophilus DNA segment above includes these coding regions:
- a CDS encoding sensor histidine kinase; translated protein: MRMSLRTKILLLFTFVLTVQVISYFHHFYVLKQELIQRWKEEANVLVSIMSDKLSSLLEEKVSQINTLTAKYERLGLSPEEVLWRLSGDIAGVSEGAFYDTSGRLLAFSSRLKTVPEFEKQLSSLLERVEKVGYYKDSYGELYVRIKVPDFQDNVFKGFYVVSINLNSLLKDVYSLSIQNANLYLLDSFGRTLLSLQHAVSKDTLRATSPVKGTDWTLVLEEPYQTVLEPAYQFLLRALLFGLLSTTGVGVIVFLVIRRIFKPLDRLKESLLDWNEKRRISLQGSDEIGMLSKTFEELVNRLEREKEVYMKIFNGSVDGMLLVSKDGKIKRVNKSFLERYSVKEEEVVGKNISQFLEHSSHQTLFIPEALLTIGGKRYVVNICTVPINVEDGEFLLYQIRDITEKKELELILYRTSKLSFAGEIACCIAHQLNNPLASILVYAEYIHNTVQDEKLREKAGIIMRQALKSAETVKKLLDMAKVFDGKPQEINPYDITREVIELLSFKARRKRVSLEFTADIDAHVGMMCSSWKLEQVLINVIENAIDASQQGQKVEIKLKSENSCFVWTVRDYGEGIPEEDLQKVFEPFYTTKKEGTGLGLSLVKRFLDDMKGSISMHNTSQGLEVVISLPSKTQC
- a CDS encoding ABC transporter substrate binding protein translates to MRVFILFLLLLSLFSCSKDEKKIAILISGEGRMSKVEGFKDGLRALGIKDVEFDLYTGDNNLKKLEEKAIEIINRLDEYSMIAVGGSIEAYYLKKLKPDMKKPVVIMGGTAIKTWGLTESLSRPSYNITGVDNLNAELMEKRMEILHKLFPSIKKVVVFCTPQFEASKVATKITVKAGEKYGVKVVPISVRDALDLEYVISHMKEDGFDGIVITPCFYTENFLTSYILQYASFYQLPVFCLSPEQAKKGCTVAYGSSGYQQGYQASFIAYRLLKGEQVKNVPFEKVRDIKLVVNERSLREQGVQYNSAILSFADQMIR